From Bombina bombina isolate aBomBom1 chromosome 1, aBomBom1.pri, whole genome shotgun sequence:
aaatgatctgagaaaaggaggcagtcagcagaagcttagatacaaggtaattacatagttaaaaagtatatttctaacagtgttggttatggggaatggtaaataaagggattatctttctttacaaacaataacatttttggtgtttactttccAATTACAGAATTAATTTAGTCAAAAATGccaggtacacaatgtaagaaatgcatttttttttacttgtattgcTTTAAAATATGGTTACAGGAACTAGGGTTAAACAGATGTGAATCAAATGTTTGAGGCCTTTGACACTCAAAGTGTTAAAAGACTTCCTTTTGTTAGAGAGATTGATCATTTAGACAATTAGTTTTGATTTGGGAGCTTTTGAATCTTTGGAACTAAAAGGGTCTTTGTACACTTGAAAAAGCACAGGAGGACTTACTAATGCTTCTTCCATGTCTCCAGGACTGAAAAGATGACTTCCTGGGCAAAAGTTCAACTAGTGATGTAAGTAGGACGAACCACCACCCTTGAAGTGACAGACTGTGAGGGGCAGGGAAACTGGGTGCCATTTTTAATATCCGGAAGCCGAACTAGCTTGTTTTTGGTCAACTCCAGTAACCCTATAACATGGGTTCCATCACATATCTGCAGTGCAAGATTACGGTATTGGATGTTTGGGTCAGAGAAACTGGTAGAGAGCCTTAGACCAGGCAAAATATCAGTTGTACAAGTGAAACCATAGTTCCTGCATTgctgtgtattttttatataaattgcatTCCATTGGATCAAATGGGAACCATACATAAAGCTGGTGTGCCTTGGAGTATTGAAGTTCATTTgactataataatttatttttacaccCCATGTGGGTGAGGTATAAATTCTGGGTGTGTATAAATCATCTGTCAGGTTTATATGTTTCTTTAGTACTTGGAAAGACACTGTGTGGTATGTCAGAGCTTGTAGCATCTTATGTTGAAAAGTGTGTTTATGCTCTTGGTATAGTGTTAAATTAAACTGGATATTGAAAAGTTCTTCAGGTGTTAATATTGTTAACCGTATTTTCTCAATAAGCTGCTTATGACTCTCCCCTTGCACACCATTGGTACTGATCCAATTCTGCAGAGCCCGGAGTAGATCCAGCTCACTTTTGACAACAAGATCACTCCTGTCGAGCAGTGAGGACAGCTGTTGAACAGATAGTGTATACCAGGCACTGGTCTGAGAGAAGGTCTCAAAATTCCAAGCCAGGTACTGGAGACAGAGTTGTCTGAGTTTAGGGTCATTGCTTGATTCTGCATAAACAAGAAGTTCTAGCTGCTTCCTGAAGGACGGATCTTGTGGGATCAGGATAGCAAAGAACTGGGCTGTATACTCCTGCAGACTGGAAACTTTGTAATCTGAGGCCAACTGGTGGATGCACTTCACAGATGCCAACGTCACTTTTATCTTATTACTGTATAAatacctgaaacaaaaaaaagttttcagttttaTATTACACATGTCTGACTGGATACAAGGAGCTTACAATTTATTGACATAAATGAGCATCTATGTTAACAGTATAAAGAATGGTTGCCCAAAATGTTTGTATAGAGGGCCAGTTACTAATGTTGTGTCTGGCGACAATAAATGacattacattatactaacacttaTGCTAAAGCTAAAACTATAATCACATTTTTCATTAAATTACAAACGCCTAGatcacaaaagttgcgttatttcaccctccatagcgctgccattacaagtttctgacttgcgatatggtggcgataagctccataccgcacaaaatccaatggctgagaatacgtgctcgtacacgctttcccccatagacatcaatggggcgagAGTGTTagatgatttgaatagccaatagaatttcagtagctctcatcctattggctgatttgaatttaaaaaatcaaatcagccaataggaaggaaagggacgccattttgaaaaggctcccttgcattgaagattcagtgtacggcggtgaccgtatgaagaggacgctccgcgccggatgtcttcaaggatggacccgctccgtgccaccgggataaagatagaagacgccgccgggttgaagatagaagatgccacctggatgaagatagaagacgtcgccttGATGGATGaaaaccttgccgcctggatgaagacttctcagacttcagaaactgtaagtaaaTCGTCGGTTATTAAAGTAAATCgtcggtgtgttttttttttttagattagggtttgggctttgttaaaagagctgaatgcccttttcaggacaatgtaaaatagctgaatgcccttttttttactgctggggggtatttttttacaggtaaaagaactgatttctttagggcagtgatttgcaaccttgtttttgctgtggcacacttttttacattaaaaaatcctgtggcacaccaccatcccaaaattttacaaaatcacacattgtagcctaatacaggatatatatatatatatagtatatatatatatatatatatatatatagatatacactgtactgtgctgtcatgccatgcctcctacaaactatacatgacatattgacattcttttacaaacaatcataatgattgtctgtgaatgaatgtcaatgtcatggttgtaaatgatgcctgatgagcctgtcacatacctcccaatatttcaaaatttggaagagggacacccctgcactgttgtcagtctgccgcggcacacctgaggatctctcacggcacactagtgtgccacggcacactggttgaaaaacactgctttagggcaatgacctacaaaaggcccttttaagggctattggtagtttattgtaggctaggttttttttattttgggggcttttttatttttataggactattagattaagtgtaattgtttttatttttgataatttagtttgttattttttgtaatttagtattttttattttttggcattttagatttacattttttagtagtgttaataggttaataggtttatttagtggcgatgatttgggaggccagaagtttaggggttaatagctttattatagtgtcagcgatgttggggtgtgggggaatagggttaataactttattatagtggtcgcgatgtcggggagtggcggaataggagttaatagcttttattagtggcggtgatgttgggagtggcagattaggggttaataagttttaaatagtgtttgtgatgcaggagggcggcggaataggggttaataggtagtttatgggtattagtgtactttgtaacattttagttatgagttttgtgaaacatttttgtggcgcaaaactcataactactgctctcagatagcggaatggatcgtgtcggtataggctggaacgcaagcattttagcctcatcgcacaacctgtaataccgacacgactcccaatagtgcgttcttGCTTTTAcgttgaaattgccattttttcaacgttaaaatcgtaacacaaaactcataatctaggtgaaaggtaattagttactattaaagggacaagaaacccaaaacatttctttcatgattcagacagagcaaatatttttaaaaaactttccagtttagttcaagtatcaaatttgctttattctccttgtatcctttattgaagaagcagttatgcactattaggagctagctgaacatatttggtgtgccaatgacaagaggcatatatgtacagccaccaatcagctagctctcagtagtgtattgcctacctacgtatgctttccaacaaaggattccaaaagaaaacaaagaaaattagataaacgaagaaaaggaaagttgttttaatattgcatgctctttctgaatcatgaaataaatgttttgggtttcatgtccctttctttttttaaaatataacttttattcgtcCAGAGTTAAAAATCCAGGAGAAACCCAGAATCTGATGCATTTGACCAGCTGGATCTCGCTCCTATCCATGCACAGTAAAAAACACAGGTCTGGAACGACCTTGTGATATCATGAACGCTGCCGGCAAAAACAGAGGGTTGCGCCAAAACATAGTAGTGAGGACGCCAAGCACTAAAAGGGATAGAGAGCGTGAGCAACGTGTTCCAGAGGAGACATTACTCTGTTATACTGTCAAGGTACCTATAGAGGGTAAGAGCGAAGCTACGGAATATACACGCTGACAGGCGTCACTCACAtcttataaacatatatttacatttgAGCTAATCAAGGGGACTTGCTTTCCTATATGACGTGTATGTTTATGAGGCACAATATACCCTATTACCAAATTTGTACTCTGATAACTATCACATCTCCTGAACTGTCTGTTTATATTTATTAATGGCCAGACAGACAAggctgctgcttgtgcaatgccacccactgctTGCGCACAAGTCTATCACCCTGAAGGGATTGCAGCAGGTTAACTATCGGCTGCAAGTTCACTCTTGCAAGTCTGCAGCCAAAGGTGCTCTAAAACTGCttttgcagcttcttaaatgtaCCCCAGagtgtgtaattaaaaaaaaaaaaaatccaattgcaatttacattattctcttggtacctttgttTAAAAGCGGgtaggtaagctcagaagtgtgcacatcttaagcactttatggcagcagttttgcaagaatacaaaAACtttcttggaaaactgctgccaaatagtgtgcCAGTACCATGAGAATAAGCCGCTGTAACAACCTGAAAGTATAAgatgagaattaagtaaatttcctaaaataaatatattgaaagtttttttgttttttttagatggtatcctctatctgaataatgaaaaaaaatgttggttctatggggcctatctatcaagctctgaacggagcttgatgccccgtgtttctggcgagtcttcagactcgccagaaacagcagttatgaagcagcggtcacaaagaccgctgctccataacctgtccgcctgctctgagcaggcggacagacatcgccgtaaatcaacccgatcgagtacgatcgggttgattgacacccccctgctggtggccgattggccgcgagtctgcagggggcggcgttgcaccagcagctcttgtgagctgctggtgcaatgctgaatacggagagcgtattgctctccgtattcagcgaagtctggcggacctgatccgcactgtcggatcaggtctgccagactttgataaataggggcctatgtctctTTAACTGAATATAATACCAAAATGTACAATATTTGGTACAAATGCACCATAATAGgcctgattataaaaaaaaaaacactggcatgaagagaaatcttttggggctttatttttttgcattattttgcaaCACAAGTGCATCTGATTCACATCCAGGAACCTGTGTAGTGAAATaaatagctctcaagctaaaatgtgcctttccaaaattctttaaagtgaatgtaaagttaaacaATCTTGAGCACTGCTATGCTTATACTGTGCTTATAAATCTAGTTGCTAAGTTTTTTTGTGTTAAAAACAATCAAATTCTAttgtatatatcttttaaaatcagTATTGTTTCTTCGCCAACTCCTCCCAAGTGAGACTTCCTGGGTTTTCATTGTGTGACGTAtaaagcagtcccacccactctatacgtagCTCAGAAGCGCGCTCCCGATAGGAAATCAATatgcaatatatcaatatatacaaaatatacaatttttatctttcttttttaagatatgCACGCATTATATCCGACAGTGCAAGCAAAGCAGCTGTCTTTAAGCTTGCATTATGCGATCGATCCAGATAAGTGACATAGAGCATGTGCGGCTCTTGAAGCGCATATCCACTGGATATAAGAAAAATTCAATGCCGCATGCACTAAATATATTGCCATGTGCTAAATATATGGCGCATGCGCTCAAAATATATTGGGCGTATTTGGACAGGGGGCTGGACGCCTCGGCGGGGAAGGGGGGCATTGTCGATAGTAGAAATAAAAACTAAGCGTTTCTATcagatttgatgaatgaaacttaacATTATTTTTGGTAATCTTTATGTTGACGTTAAGCAATTTcattgactttacattcactttaagggacttCACATTACTGAGGAGACTTCTTACAtactctcaccagagcagagagcttgagATCATCAGGACCCTAATAAAAATTATGCAATTTCTTTTTCAATAACAAATTATTGATGCCTTTTTCTTATCAATGATGGGTCACATGGACCAGACAAATGTATTCTGGGTGGCCTCtgtttaaagtgacataatacttacatgctaaatcacttgtaggataactgtaaaaagctgacaaaaatt
This genomic window contains:
- the LOC128653179 gene encoding galectin-3-binding protein isoform X2, with the protein product MNMLRGICTLLLLCGTVSALRDGDVRLVDGNSTFEGRVEVYYRGTWGTICDDEWDIKDASVVCKSLGFFGASEAKKGGAFPAGIGSILLDDVSCTGNESSLGDCKFKGWGTSDCKHTEDAGVVCVPSDNDGNFTVYTLDNSCELGTSLSALFDSQKNCDLFITVKSKSRQSQLCAHKLILMLNPEANFLLKDNEKQVSLNMQDHCVPQVNKFIRYLYSNKIKVTLASVKCIHQLASDYKVSSLQEYTAQFFAILIPQDPSFRKQLELLVYAESSNDPKLRQLCLQYLAWNFETFSQTSAWYTLSVQQLSSLLDRSDLVVKSELDLLRALQNWISTNGVQGESHKQLIEKIRLTILTPEELFNIQFNLTLYQEHKHTFQHKMLQALTYHTVSFQVLKKHINLTDDLYTPRIYTSPTWGVKINYYSQMNFNTPRHTSFMYGSHLIQWNAIYIKNTQQCRNYGFTCTTDILPGLRLSTSFSDPNIQYRNLALQICDGTHVIGLLELTKNKLVRLPDIKNGTQFPCPSQSVTSRVVVRPTYITS
- the LOC128653179 gene encoding galectin-3-binding protein isoform X1, with protein sequence MNMLRGICTLLLLCGTVSELFLSAEALRDGDVRLVDGNSTFEGRVEVYYRGTWGTICDDEWDIKDASVVCKSLGFFGASEAKKGGAFPAGIGSILLDDVSCTGNESSLGDCKFKGWGTSDCKHTEDAGVVCVPSDNDGNFTVYTLDNSCELGTSLSALFDSQKNCDLFITVKSKSRQSQLCAHKLILMLNPEANFLLKDNEKQVSLNMQDHCVPQVNKFIRYLYSNKIKVTLASVKCIHQLASDYKVSSLQEYTAQFFAILIPQDPSFRKQLELLVYAESSNDPKLRQLCLQYLAWNFETFSQTSAWYTLSVQQLSSLLDRSDLVVKSELDLLRALQNWISTNGVQGESHKQLIEKIRLTILTPEELFNIQFNLTLYQEHKHTFQHKMLQALTYHTVSFQVLKKHINLTDDLYTPRIYTSPTWGVKINYYSQMNFNTPRHTSFMYGSHLIQWNAIYIKNTQQCRNYGFTCTTDILPGLRLSTSFSDPNIQYRNLALQICDGTHVIGLLELTKNKLVRLPDIKNGTQFPCPSQSVTSRVVVRPTYITS